The Thermodesulfovibrio sp. 3462-1 genome contains the following window.
GCTGTTATTACTTTGTTTCTGACCTGAATGAGTGTTTGAAGGCTGATATCAGCCTTTTGCATTGCCAGCACAACTTGATGAATACTTAATTCACCTTTTGCAAAAGCTTCAATTGCATTTTGAGCCTCCTGCTCTACCTGAGATGCCTCTTTTATAGCATCCTTTAGAACCTGTTCAAAGGATTCTTTCTGCGTTCCCTGTAAATTCTGTAATTCCTGCAATGTCTTATTTAGAGTTTCACTTATGTTTTTTATCTCTGTCACAGCTGCCCTCCTAAATTCTTAATAAATCAATTGTTCTCATAAACATATCCTTATATGAGTTAATCATCGTAAGATTTGCTTCATAGGCACGGGAAGCAGAAATAAGATTAATCATTTCTTCCATTGGATTTACATTTGGATATCTTACATATCCATCTTTATCTGCATCAGGATGCCTGGGGTCATAAACAATTCTCGGAGGTCTCTGGTCTTGTACTATTTTAACCACATCAACACCCTGAGAAATCTGGTCATACATGTATGTCATAAAAACAACATCCTTTCTTCTATAGGGACCTCCTTCCGGAGTTCTTGTTGAGTTTATGTTTGCAAGGTTTGAAGCAATTACATTGAGCCTTATTTTCTGGGCTTCAAGCCCAGTTGCTGCCACCTTGAGAGGTAAAAATATATCCTTCATTATCTACCTCCTTTGATTGCATCTTTAATCATGCGAATTCTTGCTGAAAGAAGCTGAGTTGCAGTATTATACATGAGCATTGTCTCTGCAAATTTTGTCATCTCTACTTCTATATTAACAGTATTTCCATCTCTGTTTGGCATAGTTGTTTTAGCTTCAATTACTTTATAACTCCCTGTATCGTTTTCAACTGCTCTTTTTAATTCTTCCTGAAAATTTATGTCCTTTGCTTTATAACCTGGTGTATCAGCATTTGCTATATTTGAAGCAAGAATTTTTTGCCTGTAGGCACATATATCCATTATTTTCTCAAGAATTTTTATTGAACTGTCCATTTTTTACACCTCTACCTTTAGAGATTTCTTAACCAGATATAAGCAAAATTCGTGCCTGAATTATAAATCTTTGAGTCCGTATTCATTTATTTTGTTTCTCAATGTTCTCACACTTATTCCAAGAATTTTTGCAGCCTTTGTTCTATTTCCCTGAGTTTTCTTAAGAGCGTCAATTATTAAATCCTTTTCTGCATCTTTTATTTTGCCAATTTTTATTGATTTTTTTCCCTCAAAAAAAATCTCATCCTCAGGAACCCTTAATTGTCCATCTGGACTCAGGACAGCAGTCCTGTAAATGAAATTTTCAAGTTCTCGGACATTGCCCTGCCAGGAATTTTCAAGTAAGTATTTTTTCATCTCCTCTGTAATGATGAAATTTTTTGACATCTTATTTGAAAGCCTCTTTAAAAAAAACTCAGCAAGAGGAATAATATCTTCAGTTCTTTCTCTAAGTGGAGGAATTCTTAATGGAAATACATTTATTCTATAAAAGAGATCTTCTCTGAAATTGCCTTTTTTTACCTCCTCCCAAAGGTCTTTGTTTGTTGTAGCAATTATTCTTACATCTACACGAACAGGTTTTGTACCACCAACTCTGTCAACTTCCTTTTCCTGAATAACCCTTAAGAGCTTTGCCTGAAGTCTATATGCCATCTCACTTATCTCATCAAGAAGAATTGTTCCTCTATTGGCAAGCTCAAATTTACCTAACTTTCTTTCAGTAGCTCCAGTAAAGGCTCCTTTTTCATGTCCAAAAAGCTCTGCCTCAAGAAGTGTTTCAGTAATGGCTGCACAATTTATTGCAACAAAAGGCTGATTTGCTCTCGGGCTATGCTTGTGAATGTATCTTGCAATAACTTCTTTACCAACCCCGCTTTCTCCTGTTAGCAGGACTGTAATGTCTGTTTTTGCTATTTCTCTTGCAATTTCAAGGATTCTTCTCATTTGTGGAGCCTCTGCAACAATTTCATCCTCTTCAGGGATAAGCCTGAAGACAAGAGATTTCAGAGTATCCATTGAAAAAGGTTTCATAATATAGTCCACTGCACCAAGCTTCATTGCTTTCACAGCATCTTCAACAGAGCCATATCCTGTAATCACGATTACAGGAGTAAAAATTCCTCTTTTTCTTATCTCAGCAAGAAACTCAAGACCACTCATTCTGGGCATTTTTACATCAGTTATGATCAAAGAGAAATCACTCAGGTTAACTGATGAAAGAACATAGGAAGGGTCTCTGTAATAATGAGAAGCAAAGCCAAAACGAGACATTGCCTCTTTTAGGGCAAAGCCCATGTCAGGTTCATCATCTATTATAAGAACAGATTTCATTTCAATGGTAAATAAATTGCAAATTCTGTGCCTTCATTAATTCTACTTTTTACTTCAATTCTTCCCTGGTGAGCAGAAATTATACTTGCTGTAATACTAAGCCCAAGTCCTGTGCCTCTGTCTTTTGTGGAGAAAAAGGGATCAAAGATTTTATCAACTATTTCACTGTCAATTCCATGACCAGTGTCTTTAATGGTAAGCCTGACAAAATCACCATCATTACATGCATCAATAGTAATTGTTCCACCCTCTGGCATTGCTTGATATGCATTAACAAACAGATTTATCAATGCCTGCCTCATAAGAGAAGAATCAAGGTGAAGAAAAATTATTTCTTTTATTCTGTTTTCAATTTCTATCCCAACTCTGCTAAAAAGTTCCTGAAACTCCTTTATTATTTCATCAATCAATTCATTGAGGCATATAAAAGTTTTTTTGGGAGTTATCCCCCTTGTAAAACTCAACATATTTTCAAGGGTATTTCTTAACATCTTTACAGAGCTTGAGATTCTCCTTGCATAATCTCCATGAATTCCTTCTTTGAGGTCTTCAGATATCATATTGGCAAAAAGCTCAATGCTTCCAAGAGGATTTCTTATTTCATGGGCTATTTTCATTACAAGAGAGCCCATTGCACTGAGCCTTCTGTTTCTTTCATTTTCTGCTTCAAGTTCCTTTATTCTCGTAATGTCTTTACAGAGAAAAACTCTGCCGATTTTATTTCCTTCTGAATCAACAACCTCTGATTCTGAGACTATTGCATAAAAAGGCTTTCCAAGGTCTGGATAAATCATGTCTGCCTGAATTTTTATCGGTAAATCTCTTTTGCCAATAACATTTTCTGCTTTAATATTAAAGAGATTTTCACCTGCTCGATTGATTAATCTTATGACACCTTCGCTGTCAAAAAATACAACAGCTATATCAATGCTTTCAATTATGCTACTAAGCAGTCTTTTTTTCTGTTCAACCTCCTCTGTAAGAAGTTTTACTTTTTCTTCAAGAAGGCTGTAATATTTAATTAAAGCTTCAGAGGCTGTGTTAAATTTTAATAGTGCTTCCTTTAAAAGTTTTTCCTGCATGGCTAATGAAGAAGCGCCTTTGCTGCTTCTGAAAGCTTTCCTCCCGAAGCAGCAACCTTTTCAAGATATTTTTTATCATGGGCAAGTTTGCCATACTGATAGTATGCCCACATGAGAGATTCACTGTCTTTAATTCCAAGCTCTATCGCTTTTTTGTAATAGTGAATTGCCTCTTTTGTTTTTTTAGAAAGATAAAAATAGTCAGCAGCTTTAAGTGATGCTTCTGCATTGCCAAGCTTTGATGCTTCAAGCCAGTAATGAATAGCTTTTTTTCTATCTCCATTTGAATATTCAAGATCTCCTAATAAAGTTAGAACCTCAGTGTCATTTATTGATTTTGATACTTTTCTTAAATAAGAAAGTGCGGTAAGTTTATCTCCTTCCTGAGCAAGAATCTGAGCATAAAGAGCAGTTGCTTGAAGATTTTTCTCTTTAAGAGGCTCAAGAAGTTTTTTAGCTTCTTTATATTTACCCTCTTTTATCAGAATCTTTGAATAGGGAATCACTGCTTCTGTCCTTCTTGGACCTGTTTGAATCTTCCTTAGTAGATTTTTAGCCTCATTGTATTTTCCCTGAGAAATGAGAAATTGAGCTGATTGAATTAGCAGAGATGAATCTACTGATAAAAAGGGATATATTTTAACAATATAATAAGCAGCTTTTTCCGGGCTTTCATGCATGATGATTTTTAAAAATTCTTCAATTTTTCTATTTTTAAGCTCCTTATCTCTGAATAAGAAAAGCATTCTCAATGCATCATCATAGTTCTTGTTGTTCATGTAGATTGAGTAAATCTTGAGTCTTACATCATCCGTGGGAATGTAAAAGTAAATCTCTTTTCCTATTTTTAAAGCTTCCTCAGTTCTTCCTTGAGAGAAATACATTTCAAAGAGCATTTTTTTTGCCCTGATTGTATCGGAAAGCCTAATAGATCTTTCAATGAATTTTTTCAGAACATTCTCTGCTTCTGTGAACTTATTTGCTTTTATCAAAACCTCTGCTCTGTCAAGGTCATAAAGGGATTTTCTCAGTTTCAGATTTTTATTAAACTCCTTTAAAGCCTCATCAGCCCTACCTGACATGGCAAGATATTTTATTCTCAATAAAGCATTATCTGGCTCATTAAAATCTTTCCTGTCAAGCCTGTCAAGCACCTGTTGGACTGTTTTTAAATCACCCCTGTAAAGTGCGATCCATCCTCTGCCAATCATTGCCTGCTTTTCAAAAGGTGGTTGAACTTTTTCAAGATAATACTCTGCTTCCCTGAGTCTTCCAATTTTGAAATTTGTTAATCCCATGTAGAGATTTGCTTCATTAACAGCAGGAGAGTTTTTAAAATCCCTCAAAATTCTCTTTAACGGAATTGTGGCTTCATAGTAATTTCCAAGGAAGTATTCTGCCTTTGCGAGACCTAAAAGTGCTTTATCTGCAAATTTTGGGTCTTCAGTAAACTTTTGAAAAAACTCCTTTGCCTGTAAATAATTCTCAGTTTTTAAAAAATCCTCACCCTTTTTAAGAGCATCATCTGCACAGGTAATGCTGAAAAATAAAATAATGGCAATGATACTAATCAGAGTTTTCATTGTCTTTAATGCCAAGTCTTTTCATTTTTTCAATAAGTGTTGTTCTGTTTATGTTAAGATACCTGGCTGCTCTACTTTTAATCCATCTATGCAGATTTAAGGCATGTAAAATTAGCTTTTTCTCGTACTCCTTTAAAACTTCATTAAGGTCTATTCCTGCACTGAAGGGATTTATATCGTCAGAAACTGTTTTTGGAAGTAAACTTTCCCCGAATTTTATTTTTTCAGGAAGGTCTTCCACAGTAATAACTCCACCATCATTTAAAACATAAAGTCTTTCAATTAAATTTTCAAGTTCACGGACATTTCCAGGCCAGTGATAGTTTAATAAAACTTCCATTGCCTCTTGCTTGATCTGCAGTGAATAGCCAAATTTTTTTGAAAACTTATCAATAAAATAATCGCAAAGAAGGGGTATATCTTCTTTTCTTTCTCTCAATGGAGGAATTACTACAGGAACAACATTCAGTCTCCAGAAAAGGTCTTCTCTGAATCTTCCTTCTTTTACTTCATTTTCTAAGTCTTTGTTTGTTGCTGCTATAATTCTCACATTTACATGAATAGACTTAGTTCCTCCTATTCTTTCAAAAGCTTTCTCCTGAAGGACCCTTAATATTTTTACCTGAAGATGAACGGGCATGTCACCTATTTCATCAAGAAAGATTGTTCCTTCATTTGCAACTTCAAATCTACCAAGACGCTGGGTATTTGCGCCAGTGAATGCTCCTTTTTCATATCCAAAGAGTTCTGATTCAAGAAGTTCGGAAGGTATGGCAGCACAGTTAACAGGAATAAAAGGCTTTTCTGCTCTCAGGCTTTTAAGATGAATCATCTTTGCAACAAGCTCCTTACCTGTTCCGCTCTCTCCCATTATCAAAGCAGTGGTATCAGTTCTTGAAAGCTTATCAATAAGTGTGAGAATTCTTTTAATTTGAACTGATTGCCCTACAATCACAATTTTATCCTTCATGTCATAAATATGACATATTAAAAAACAAAATTTCAATAAAAGTTGCAGATCTTATTGAAAATATGATTTAAATCATATTTTTTGCTGATTAAATAGAGTAAAATTAGTTATAAAAATACTTCTTAGGAGGTTTATCTATGTTTTGTAGACAATGTGAACAAACAGCAAATCAGGTAGCATGCACAAAACTGGGTGTATGTGGGAAACAGCCAGATACAGCGTATCTTCAAGATTTGTTAATCTACTGCCTTCAGGGACTTTCTACTTATGCAAAGGAAGCACTGAGGGAAAACAGGCTGGACAACAAAGTTAAAAGATTTACTGTTGAAGCTCTCTTTGCAACACTGACAAATGTTAATTTTGATTCTGAAGCAATAAGAAATTTTATCAATGAAGCAGTAAAAATCAGGGAAGAACTAAAAAAGAAAGGCTATAACGTTAAGGAAACAGATGCCTGTCGCATATTTCCTGTTGATTCAATGGAAGAACTGGTAAAGCAGGGCGAAGAGGCAAATAGAAAGTTATTCCAGAATTCTTCAGATGCTGACATCCAATCGCTTAAAGAGACTACTCTTTATGCAATAAAAGGAATCGCAGCCTATGCTGACCATGCAGCAATTCTTGGAAAAGAAGATGACTCTGTCTACGCCTTTATTTATGATGCCCTTGATGCCATGCAGAGAGACGGAGATATGAATTACTGGCTTAATATGGTTTTGAAAGCCGGAGAGGTTAATCTAAAAACAATGGAACTGCTTGATGCTGCCAACACTGGCAAATACGGACATCCTATTCCTACAGCAGTTCCACTGGGTTATAAAAAAGGCAAGGCAATTGTGGTCTCTGGTCATGACCTGAGAGACCTTGAGCTTCTTTTACAACAGACAGAAGGAAAAGGTATATATATTTATACCCACGGAGAGATGCTTCCCTGTCATGGATATCCTGAACTGAAGAAATATAAGCATTTTTATGGACATTACGGCACAGCATGGCAGAACCAGCAGAAGGAATTTGCTCAGTTTCCTGGAGCAATTTTAATGACCACTAATTGCATTATAAAGCCACAGGAGTCCTACAAAGATAGAATCTTCACAACAGGTGTTGTTGGCTGGCCAGGGGTAAAGCACATTGAAGATAAAGATTTTACTCCAGTAATTGAAAAGGCGCTTGAATTGCCAGGTTTTCCAGAAGACAGGGAAGGAAAAACCGTAATGGTAGGCTTTGCAAGAAATGCTGTTTTAAGCTTTGCTGAAAAGGTAATTGAGCTTGTTAAAGCTGGTAAAATAAGACATTTCTTCCTTGTTGGTGGTTGTGATGGTGCAAAACCAGGCAGAAGCTATTACACAGAGTTTGTTGAAAAATCTCCGAAAGACACCGTTATTCTTACTCTTGCCTGTGGTAAATTCAGATTTTTTGATAAAGAACTTGGTTCAATTGAAGGAATTCCAAGACTTCTTGATGTGGGTCAATGCAATGATGCCTATTCAGCAATTCAGATAGCTCTGGCACTTTCAAAGGCTTTCAATGTAAGTGTAAACGAGCTTCCACTTTCTTTAATCCTTTCTTGGTTTGAACAGAAAGCAGTTGCAATTCTTACAACACTGCTTTATCTCGGTATTAAAAATATTCGTCTTGGGCCAAGCCTTCCTGCCTTTGTAAGTCCTAATGTTTTGAAAGTTCTTGTTGATAATTTTAGTATAAAAACAATCAAAACAGCGGATGAAGACTTAAAAGAAATACTGGGATCATAAAAATGCGATAAAGGAAAAAACTGTCTTTCGCTTTTCCTTAGAGGTTGGTTTACAATTCTGCACTTGACCTTTTCTTCAAAAAGTCAAAGACTTTTTGGAGAAAAGGTCTCTGTTTTGTTGGCTGAGTATTGCTAAACTTTAAAAAATAGCTCTTTTATGAAATCCTTTACAGCAGGAATTTTGGTTTTAATAAGTTCTTCTTTATTGCCATCAAATACGATATATCCATCTTTAAGAAAAATAAATCTATTGCAGAGTTGCCATGCTATATAAACTACATGAGTTATTATCATGAAACCTATATTTTCTCTGTCTGCTAAATCTTTAATCAGCTGAATAATTCTTTCAGAATTGATGGGATCAAGTCCTGCGGTTGGCTCATCATATAAAAACATCTTTGTTTTTCCAACTGCCAGGGCACGGGCAATGGCTACTCTACGGTGCATACCTCCGCTGAGTTGTTCTGGCATAAGTTCCTCTGCATCTTCAACTCCTACGCGTTTGAGCAATTCCCTTACCCTGCGATAAATTTCTTTATCAGGAAGCTTTAAAAGTTCTCTCATGAAAAAAGCTACATTTTCCTTTACAGGTAAAGAATCAAAAAGAGCACCTTCCTGAAAAACAATGCTAAATTTTCTTCTTATGGGAATAAGTTCTTCTTCACTTAGTCTGGTTATATCAATGCCATCAATTATAATTTTTCCTTTATCTGGAGTGATTAAACCCAGAATTAATTTTAAAATGGTTGTTTTTCCCCCACCGCTTTCACCAAGAACAGCTATTCGCTCATCAAATTTTGCAGTAAAGCTTACACCTTTGAGCACTTCTCTGTCTCCGTAAGAGAACCATACATCATCAAAGATTATCATACAGTAAACCCCAGTGCATAGAGTAAAGTTCTTGTTAGTATAAAATCAGTTGCGATTACAACAACAATTGATGTAACAACTGCTTTTGTGGTTGACCTTCTTAATCCTTTTGCACCTCCTCGGGTTGTAAGCCCGTAAAAACAGCTTATACAAGAGATAAGATACCCGAATATAAAAGGTTTTATTGAACCGGAGAAGACATTTTGAAAATTTAATTCTCTGATAATGCTTGACCAGTAAAAGGAACCACTCTGATTACTGACAAAAACTGCTATGTAGTAGCCTCCAAAAAGACAGACGAGGTCTCCTATTATTGTAAGACATGGAAGCATTATAACTGAGGCAATTACTCTTGGAATCACAACTTTTCTAACTGGATCAATTCCGTAGACTCTTAAGGTGTCTATTTGATGCCCAAGAATCATTGAGCCAATTTCTGCAGTCTGCCCAGCACCAACTCTGCCTATAAAGACCAGTGCTGTTACAAGGGGACCAATTTCTCTTATCACTGCAATTCCTACAATTTTACCTGTATACATTTTTAATCCAAGCCTGCTGAGCTCTGCACTTAGTTGAAGACTTAGTGCCATTCCTACAAACAGACATACCAGAGATATAATAAAAACAGAAGCAGAGCCAGCATATTCCATCTGCTCAATTATTTCATCAAAATAAATAGGTTTTTTAAAAAGTTTTAAAATAGAATTTATGCAGACAAAATAGAAATCCTGCAAGTCTGCCAGTGTTTTTTTTACCTTGCTATCTTTTCTCATAAGGCGTAACAATATCTTAACATAAAGAGTTTATAATAGAATAAAACAAAATCAGAGGAGGTGTAGTATGTCTAAAAAAATTTTAATGATTGTTGGCGATTTTGTGGAAGACTATGAAGCAATGGTGCCGTTTCAGATGCTTAAGATGGTGGGACATACTGTTCATGCAGTTTGTCCAGGGAAAAAAGCAGGTGAGACTGTAAAAACTGCTGTGCATGATTTTGAAGGAGATCAGACATATACAGAAAAAAGAGGTCATAATTTTATGTTAAATGCTGATTTTGAGAAAATTAAACCTGAAAATTACGATGCCCTTGTAATTCCAGGTGGAAGAGCTCCTGAATATCTGAGGCTTAACGATAAAGTATTAGAAATAGTAAAACATTTTGTTGAATCTGATAAACCTGTAGCTGCTATATGTCATGGAATTCAGCTTTTGACTGCTGCCAATGTTATAAAAGGCAGAACTCTTACTGCCTATCCAGCAGTAAAAGCAGAAATTTTACTTGCCGGTGGAAAATGGTGTGAGGTGAATGCTACGTTTTCAAATGCCTGTGTAGACGGTAATATTGTAACTGCACCTGCCTGGCCAGCTCATCCAGAATGGATAAGAAAATTTCTTGAGCTTCTCGGCACAGAAATAAAAGCTTAAAAAAGACCTTTTTGCATTGGTCCGGTTCTGTCTGCCCGGACCTTTTTTATCTGTATGTATTCTGCTGGTATATCTTTAAGAAAAGAAGAAACAGACAGAGGTATTTTTTTGCCGTTGATAACTCTTTGCCTTGAATGAATAAGTATTAAATCATCCATTGCTCGGGTCATTCCAACATAAAAGAGTCTTCTTTCTTCCTCTATGTCAATATCAGGTGCCATAGTGTAAGGGATAAGACCTTCATCAAAACCTGCAATGAAGACAATGGGAAATTCAAGACCTTTTGAACTGTGCAGAGTAAGGAGGCTTACTGCATTAAGGTTTTCTGGAAAAAGATCAATAGGTGTCAGTGCTGAAATTTCATCAATGAATGCCTGAATCTGCTCTATGAGTTTGCCATTTTTATATGCTCTTGCAATGTTGCTCAACATAAAGATTTCTATGTCTGACAAATCTTCATAGCTTCCAGATGATTCAAGAAAGTCCTTTAATGGCATATTTGTAAAAAGTTTTTCCGATGAGTTAGTCATTGCTTCAGTAAGTTTTCTTATTATTGAAGATATCCAGTGATCTGCATCTTTCTTTATTGTTTTCACGGGGATTCCTTCTTTTTTTAAAAAATCCTTAATGATTTTCAGCTGATTATTTGTTCTTGTAAGAACTGCAAAACTTGAAAAACTATAAGATGTTTCTTCTTTATTTTTATAGAGTTCTGTAAAATCTGTTGCACCAAGCCTTGACTTTATTTCTTTAACAATGGTTTTGGCTTCCTCATATTCGTCCTCAACTTCAAAAAGGATTAGAGGAGATTTTATTTCTCTTGTAGCTTCAATTCTTTTAGAAAACCTTTTTGTATTAGCTGTGATAAACTTATTTGAAGCTTCTATTATATTTTTTTGCGAACGATAATTAAGAGATAGATTTATAAGAGTTAAATCTGGAAAATCTGAAGGTAATTTTAAAAAAAGTTCAATTTCTGAGCCTCTGAAAGAATAAATAGCCTGGTCAGGATCGCCAAATACTGCAAGACAGCCATCTTGCTTAAGAAGTCCTATTATAAGTTCATACTGAATCTTATTTATGTCCTGAAATTCATCAACAATTATATAAGAAAAGAGAGCTGGAATCTCTTTTTTATTGATTAATTCAAGAGTTTTTAGCAATAGGTCATCAAAATCAAGAAGATTAAGCTGTCTCTTTTTTTCTTCGTATTTTTCATAGACTGGTAAAATTTTTTCATCCAGAGGGACACCTGTATTTTTGAATTTTGTTATTTTTTCAATTGCTTTATCAGCATTTTTCCCATATAAATCAGAGATTATTTCTTTCTGTTTTGTCCTTGTGCATAATTGAAAATGCTTTTGTTTATCTGGTAAAAATTCCTTTAAAAGTTTTAGGCACAAAAGATGAAAGGTGCCAATAAAAGGTGTGTTTTCTTTTTGTCTCAAGCTATTTATAACTCTCTGCTTCATTTCAATGGCTGCTTTTTGTGTGAAAGTAAGGGCTGCAATTTCTTGAGGATTTATGCCCTGTTGCAATAGATTAATAATTTTTGCAGTAATTGTAAGGGTTTTTCCAGTTCCTGGACCTGCTAAAACACAGCAGATTTTGTCGTTAGTTTCTGCTGCTATTTTTTGATTTCTGTTAAGATTCATTTAAAAAAGGATTGCCTGCCCTTTAATTTCAGTTTCAATAGATTCACCGAAAACTTTTATTCTACCATATGCTCCATCATATCCAGCTTCTACATAAACTTTGCCTTCTCTCATTCTTTCAATTGCCTCTGCCAGTTTAGAATCAAATTTTTCAATTTCTTTTAAATCTTTGTGTAAAAGTATATTATATTCACTTCCGAGTTTATAAAGGGCTTTCATATATGTGTCAAATACTGATTTAGACTGGGTAGAACTATTTTTTATTTCAGCAATTATTTCAGATAAAGGGATTATAGATTTAAAAGGAAGTGCTTGTGGTGGTTTAAATCCTTCAGGCCTGTCTGAAAGAACTTCAACTCTGTGCATTACTCCAACAGTAACTTTTTTCCCGCATACAGGGCATAGATAGTTTCTTTTTATTGTCTCTTTTGGTGAAAGTCTTACTCCGCATGATCTGTGTCCATCATAATGATATTTCCCTTCTTCAGGGAAAAACTCTACAGTGCCAAGAAATCCCTTGCGTATCTTTATTGCTTCGGTAATCGCATTGTAGTTCATCTCAGTGTCAAAGATGTTTGCTTCTCTTCCAATTTTTGTAGGTGAATGGGCATCAGAATTTGAAACAAGAAGTACTCTGTCAAGCTCACTAAGACGCCAGTTCATTGGTGGATCTGAACTCAGGCCTGTTT
Protein-coding sequences here:
- the flgB gene encoding flagellar basal body rod protein FlgB, with translation MDSSIKILEKIMDICAYRQKILASNIANADTPGYKAKDINFQEELKRAVENDTGSYKVIEAKTTMPNRDGNTVNIEVEMTKFAETMLMYNTATQLLSARIRMIKDAIKGGR
- a CDS encoding ATP-binding protein, which codes for MQEKLLKEALLKFNTASEALIKYYSLLEEKVKLLTEEVEQKKRLLSSIIESIDIAVVFFDSEGVIRLINRAGENLFNIKAENVIGKRDLPIKIQADMIYPDLGKPFYAIVSESEVVDSEGNKIGRVFLCKDITRIKELEAENERNRRLSAMGSLVMKIAHEIRNPLGSIELFANMISEDLKEGIHGDYARRISSSVKMLRNTLENMLSFTRGITPKKTFICLNELIDEIIKEFQELFSRVGIEIENRIKEIIFLHLDSSLMRQALINLFVNAYQAMPEGGTITIDACNDGDFVRLTIKDTGHGIDSEIVDKIFDPFFSTKDRGTGLGLSITASIISAHQGRIEVKSRINEGTEFAIYLPLK
- a CDS encoding sigma-54 dependent transcriptional regulator, whose protein sequence is MKSVLIIDDEPDMGFALKEAMSRFGFASHYYRDPSYVLSSVNLSDFSLIITDVKMPRMSGLEFLAEIRKRGIFTPVIVITGYGSVEDAVKAMKLGAVDYIMKPFSMDTLKSLVFRLIPEEDEIVAEAPQMRRILEIAREIAKTDITVLLTGESGVGKEVIARYIHKHSPRANQPFVAINCAAITETLLEAELFGHEKGAFTGATERKLGKFELANRGTILLDEISEMAYRLQAKLLRVIQEKEVDRVGGTKPVRVDVRIIATTNKDLWEEVKKGNFREDLFYRINVFPLRIPPLRERTEDIIPLAEFFLKRLSNKMSKNFIITEEMKKYLLENSWQGNVRELENFIYRTAVLSPDGQLRVPEDEIFFEGKKSIKIGKIKDAEKDLIIDALKKTQGNRTKAAKILGISVRTLRNKINEYGLKDL
- the fliE gene encoding flagellar hook-basal body complex protein FliE; translation: MTEIKNISETLNKTLQELQNLQGTQKESFEQVLKDAIKEASQVEQEAQNAIEAFAKGELSIHQVVLAMQKADISLQTLIQVRNKVITAYEEISRMQV
- a CDS encoding sigma-54 dependent transcriptional regulator, with the translated sequence MKDKIVIVGQSVQIKRILTLIDKLSRTDTTALIMGESGTGKELVAKMIHLKSLRAEKPFIPVNCAAIPSELLESELFGYEKGAFTGANTQRLGRFEVANEGTIFLDEIGDMPVHLQVKILRVLQEKAFERIGGTKSIHVNVRIIAATNKDLENEVKEGRFREDLFWRLNVVPVVIPPLRERKEDIPLLCDYFIDKFSKKFGYSLQIKQEAMEVLLNYHWPGNVRELENLIERLYVLNDGGVITVEDLPEKIKFGESLLPKTVSDDINPFSAGIDLNEVLKEYEKKLILHALNLHRWIKSRAARYLNINRTTLIEKMKRLGIKDNENSD
- the hcp gene encoding hydroxylamine reductase, yielding MFCRQCEQTANQVACTKLGVCGKQPDTAYLQDLLIYCLQGLSTYAKEALRENRLDNKVKRFTVEALFATLTNVNFDSEAIRNFINEAVKIREELKKKGYNVKETDACRIFPVDSMEELVKQGEEANRKLFQNSSDADIQSLKETTLYAIKGIAAYADHAAILGKEDDSVYAFIYDALDAMQRDGDMNYWLNMVLKAGEVNLKTMELLDAANTGKYGHPIPTAVPLGYKKGKAIVVSGHDLRDLELLLQQTEGKGIYIYTHGEMLPCHGYPELKKYKHFYGHYGTAWQNQQKEFAQFPGAILMTTNCIIKPQESYKDRIFTTGVVGWPGVKHIEDKDFTPVIEKALELPGFPEDREGKTVMVGFARNAVLSFAEKVIELVKAGKIRHFFLVGGCDGAKPGRSYYTEFVEKSPKDTVILTLACGKFRFFDKELGSIEGIPRLLDVGQCNDAYSAIQIALALSKAFNVSVNELPLSLILSWFEQKAVAILTTLLYLGIKNIRLGPSLPAFVSPNVLKVLVDNFSIKTIKTADEDLKEILGS
- a CDS encoding tetratricopeptide repeat protein, producing the protein MKTLISIIAIILFFSITCADDALKKGEDFLKTENYLQAKEFFQKFTEDPKFADKALLGLAKAEYFLGNYYEATIPLKRILRDFKNSPAVNEANLYMGLTNFKIGRLREAEYYLEKVQPPFEKQAMIGRGWIALYRGDLKTVQQVLDRLDRKDFNEPDNALLRIKYLAMSGRADEALKEFNKNLKLRKSLYDLDRAEVLIKANKFTEAENVLKKFIERSIRLSDTIRAKKMLFEMYFSQGRTEEALKIGKEIYFYIPTDDVRLKIYSIYMNNKNYDDALRMLFLFRDKELKNRKIEEFLKIIMHESPEKAAYYIVKIYPFLSVDSSLLIQSAQFLISQGKYNEAKNLLRKIQTGPRRTEAVIPYSKILIKEGKYKEAKKLLEPLKEKNLQATALYAQILAQEGDKLTALSYLRKVSKSINDTEVLTLLGDLEYSNGDRKKAIHYWLEASKLGNAEASLKAADYFYLSKKTKEAIHYYKKAIELGIKDSESLMWAYYQYGKLAHDKKYLEKVAASGGKLSEAAKALLH
- a CDS encoding ATP-binding cassette domain-containing protein, giving the protein MIIFDDVWFSYGDREVLKGVSFTAKFDERIAVLGESGGGKTTILKLILGLITPDKGKIIIDGIDITRLSEEELIPIRRKFSIVFQEGALFDSLPVKENVAFFMRELLKLPDKEIYRRVRELLKRVGVEDAEELMPEQLSGGMHRRVAIARALAVGKTKMFLYDEPTAGLDPINSERIIQLIKDLADRENIGFMIITHVVYIAWQLCNRFIFLKDGYIVFDGNKEELIKTKIPAVKDFIKELFFKV
- the flgC gene encoding flagellar basal body rod protein FlgC, encoding MKDIFLPLKVAATGLEAQKIRLNVIASNLANINSTRTPEGGPYRRKDVVFMTYMYDQISQGVDVVKIVQDQRPPRIVYDPRHPDADKDGYVRYPNVNPMEEMINLISASRAYEANLTMINSYKDMFMRTIDLLRI